The Amphiura filiformis chromosome 15, Afil_fr2py, whole genome shotgun sequence region tctactgactgCTGATAGGAAAATATCATatttacacatgctatctactgctgatagcaagatgtcatatttaaacttgctatctactgctgatagcaaaatgtaATATTATAACATGCTAGCTTCTgttgatagcaagatgtcatattgaaacatgccatctactgctgatatatagaaaaatgtaatattataacatgctatctacatggaagaagaatagagcacgaagtgcgatggaattgcaactccgatcgtcgatgtgaggtcagcgatcgtcacgcttgcaacatgtggacgtagatggcagcatcATTTTTCTGTCATTAGCATAAGTCTCCGCAGCACTACGCAGTACTATcgtaggtggcagcagcatttttctgcagTTTTCAATAGGCTATCAGCACAGTAATACACAGGGGAAGCCGACGCTGACgccatctttttgtattgcgccagtatagaagttgcaacggcctgctatctactgctgatatcaaaatgttatattgaaacatgctatctactgttgatggcaaaatgtcattttagattatgctatctactgctgataggaaaaTGTCATATTGAAAcatgctatctaggcctactgccaATAGCAAAATGTCATATTAAAacatgctatcttctgctgatagcaagatgtcatattaAAACatatgccatctactgctgatagcaaaatgtaatattataacatgctatctactgctgatatcaaaatgttatattgaaACATgctatatctattgctgatagctgaCAGGggggtaaataaggataatttactgggtgggcaatttaatttatttttgccctcaaattagggaaaataatttactaggTGGGCAGCAATAATTAATTTCATCCAGGCatttagatttttggaaatgtagacCTCATTTTGCGTGgaagttggctttgatgtaaaaagtggactttaccctCCCTCTAAATGCATCTTAACATAATTTACCAAGAAAAATTGCATATCGTATTATAATatttcactttggacatttaaaaatcttacactaattatTATTCACCATTACACCTAGGCAGTAAAGTTCGATGGGAagggtaatgtttttatttggtattacAGTGAAATAATACTCTGTGACTTCTTGTCACAGACACACATCACTcacagattaaagaaatataaatttctgTTTGGACGagtggcattttctaaaatgtattgaaattatttgataagaatttatgaaaatgtgttaaaaacatgaacaaaactatttctaaaatttattaaaaaaatattaccaaaCCAGTATTTGACAAGATATTTACTAGTAatttcaatatttaaagtatttcccagtaatttaccgtatcagagatgccacttttctttCTCATGCTGGAATTCCTTCTTTTGTTAAGTCAAAATGACCACACTTTTAATTATCTTCAGCctatttttgtgactttttatccaaattttcacAAAGTTTCAGGGTTTTTGAGTGGCCCAAAGTTGCATTTTTGCGGTATCTGTTGGTATTCCTCGGTAATTTCCACCCTTGTGCACgctcaaagacttgaaatgagAACTGTATATTATCTGGATTCAAATATAATGTTTCAAGTCTATTAAAACACACCTTGTTCAAGAATAAATTTATGGTCTCATAAGAATTCTTTTAGGTCttgtgtggaaattgctcaaaatgatattaatttttggcttcacataccattttgtactgtgtgataattattcctaccccaaagttgtaaacatggtaaatgaaaaaattggcaaatgttaagaaaagacacatcactttcattatttaacatcactttcaaaatgcaaggtgatttcaagatatgcacgttggtactagttttatgataacTATTATATGGagcccaattttttgtgggcaaaataatttactgggtgggcatttgcccacccagttaacatgttatttacctccctgtgatagcaagatgtcatattaaaacatgctatctaatgctgatagcaagatgCCCTATTGAAatatgccatctactgctgatggtaaaATATCGTATTAAAACATCTAAACTGTACGCaagcacaatatcaaatgtccaaaACCGCTCAGTAGCTATTACGCCAGCTCTAAAAATTAagcatacgctggttcttttggaAGTCCACAGTCATTAATTAGTTGCATTAACCCAAAATGTCACCATAAATCTCAGGTGGtgggcgccgtgcattctctaaattcagtaaatttccatcgtcaaccgtgtaattgaatgggattattttgaaattttaaaacgcttgaaatatcacaaactcgttggggttcgataatgaaccccacaaaactaaccgagtattatggaaaatgccatgcggccgagcggttttgccggcgctctccgaccatcatgccactcgccgcctgatagaTCAAACAAAACCATACATGCATGATAGAAACAAATCAATAGCTAGGTGGAGTCCGAGGCTTTCAATTTTAGGAAACAAACTGGCAACGTTATTTTATTTTACGGTTCACGACTTGGAATTTCACTCAAGGTCAAAATAACATCACAGTCATGTGATCAAAACAGTAAAACCGCGAAATGCGGGCGAAATGACGGCAATACCGGGCGGCAATAATACAGTATTTTTCCGTTGTGTGCTAGTGAAGAATcatggaaaacaaaattattCCGGCTTTTATATTATCATACCTATATTTGGAAGTTGACGCCGGGGCTGGTTTATCGGGTGGTTTATATACTGTATAATAACGTAAGCAAAATAATACAAAGCTCCATCGAACGCCTCAAAGTGGCTTCAAGCTAATTAATAAATGAGCACTACCGTATCGGTAATGACCCATTTATTGCATGTTTATTAAAGATATTGTGTGGTAGACATCACGTTATACTTGCATCGTATCAAGATTTATCTTGAAATTTCAATTGTTGCTTTAAATTTCATAATCCATGACACCACGATTCTTTATATAAGCATTGGTACCGCTAGTATATAGGATATAGAATGGCGATGTATCTTCGGTGGGGATTTCTGCTTGTTGCTGTGCTAGTTGTCACTCCAACGGTTAACTCAGGTaggctgtttgtttgttttcaaatatattatTCACAGGAAAATGTATTTATATGCTGGTCATGCTGCAAATACAAATTTATAGAGCACACATTTCCGTGacatttgtaaattaaaataagTGTCAAAGAGAACGTATGAAAGTGTACGagtattattttgtttaaacaatgTACGGTATAGCTCCGCATTGTCGGTATACTAGTACATGTGTATAATTTTGTATATACATTGATTTATCAGCAAAACCGTGCTGATTACTATATGTTTAGTTTTAAAGTCGCATGGTTCGGTAAATATAAAGGTACTGAGTTTAGTATTTATGTTTATTTTGGTGTAAATTTAGATTCTGCTTTAGTCTTGCTTGAGAAAGAGGGAAAGTTGGGAATTATATtttagctatcgtcagtagatagcacaatgataAGTAGCCTATACGTACAATGTTGCTGGGTCCAATCTATCAAAGTCAAATTATACGTTAAAGGGAAAGGcctatttcgtgattttagtgTGCTCTTTTCACGGTATGGtttaatagatatccacgaaaacagctcccccccccccatttttagcTGTAATTTATGAGcataattacatgtaggcctattccttACTCGCcttaaagtcatatttttttcTCAGATATATTGTCCTGTGTTTTTGTAAGTAGTCTGACACTAAATTTAcaattgtttaagggggtactacacccattgtatTTTTTATGCggttttttgtattttgtgaagaaatgagtgatgtacctctttttggcttctaccttgaaaagcatgtaagctacattgataccgatgccaccaatagatcgagaagatttgccccttcattttgcatatcattttgtccatttttattcttattttttttctataaaatgtaaaaaaacgcaaaaaaaaaaatgcaatgggtgtagtacccccttaaagaagttACATTCTACACTCACCATTGAATACATTGTTAGCAAGATTATTAGCTTCATGTTTCTAGAAGATTAATATGAAATCCGGGGTATACATGTACTGAGAAAGTAAACAAAATGGCCGCGTAGGTTTGAAAAATGGTAAAGAAAATAGTCCTAGTAAAGTATTCGGTATCAAACCAcataattttattgttatttttgctatgCAATAAAAtgtgtggtttgacaccaaatactTTACTTGGACTATTGTCTTTTCTACTATATGCATTTCAAATAGACCTCACTGTTATGTGAAAATTTGTAGAATGCGTAGGCCTACGTGTACGTGTTTCACTATTTGAAAAGTGAATTCAGCATCAATGACTTTCAGGTTCACTGACAGAATACAAAGAATTAATTCGTAATTAATGCGTTTATGCATAAGATGCATGATTTGAGTATTACCACTTGTTTGCactaacatgtacatgtataatacgcGAATCAGTATTTTATAGAATGGATTGAAATTTGTCACGGCCATATCGTCTGTGTCATAGccagttaccatggtaacatgatGTGGGTCAATAACAAATCTGATTTCCTTTCAGACCTTTTCCCACTTAATTTTAACCAGAAAAGTGTAAATTCTACAAAATTGGTATTGAAATAAAGGTATAAATCAGTTGTTGCACCGCGCAAAAAGCTGACCCAGCTAAGTGCTTCAACCGGCCTAGCCCccggttttcttttttttcttcttcttctttattgtactttttacctttttttctttcatttgacaccagcCGTGAGTCATACCTTTTTTCAGTTTTCGAGATGTTTAATTGAAAAACATCCCAAAATGTGTGTAACTTTTAAAACTATGGAGTACTACCACCCTcgttgtttttaatgttttcttgGCATCTGTCTCTTTTATTCGACACCACCCAAGGGTCACATCTTTCCCCCGAGATATTTAAAAAtgcttaaaaagaccaaaatatgCCCTTACCAAAGGTCGAGGCCTTATCTAAGCCTCGACTTAGCCTCAGAAAATAAGCCTCATGAATAGCCTCATATCCTTAGCCTCGTCTTAGCCTTACCTTAGCCTCAccttagcctgaaaattagcctaattatgcaaattagataagcctcaaataattagcctcaaATAATAAGCCTCAAATCATTAGCCTCAAATCATTAGCCTCGCATTATTAGCCTCGTAATATTAGCCTCGTAAATAACTAGCCTCGTCTTAGCCTTACCTTAGCCTCAccttagcctgaaaattagcctaattatgcaaattagataagcctcaaataattagcctcaaataattagcctcgTAATATTAGCCTCGTAAATAACTAGCCTCGTCTTAGCCTTATCTTAGCCTCGTcttagcctgaaaattagcctaattatttaAATTAGTTAAGCCTCGCAATATTTAGAGGCTAAGCTAAGACAAGGCTAATAATTTGAGGCTATTTTACGAGGCTaaacattacatgcatgcagGGACGGTTGGGCTATTTATTGATCCAGCTAGGTGATAAGTGTTACTGATATTTTTGGGGTGTTATGAAGTGGGGGTAGGGTTATTTGGTGAGTTGCATTTGGAGAGTTccaatatggtgagttgtcaattGGAAAATCCaactatggtgagttgtcatttggTAAGAGTTCCAATATGGTGCAAGTTGTCACCTTGAGCATACTAGTATTGGAAAGTTTTATTTGTAAAGTTGGGATATGGTGTGCTGTCAATGTTACAGGACAGTTGTATTTTGAAGTGGGAGGGGGTAATTTGTAGAGTTGTCACCTTTAGCGTATTGGAAGAGTTTATCTTTATGACACGTACACCATATCCCAATGTCACCAAACAACTCTTTTAATATGCTAaaggtgacaactcaccataagaactctcaaaatgaccatcccccacttaaaagtacaaacatccccataTACCACATGTCCACATCTCAACTTTTACCAAATAGAACTCCCGCATATAACTCTTTCAAATCGGGTGTAGGTGAAAACTCACCACACTTGAACTCTCCAGATGACCCTCACTTCAAAGTAGAAACATCTCCAATACATTGACTATATTGCATGCACACCACTTCATCCCAACTTAACATAACACTTCCAATATGACAACctatcatatttcattatttgaactTTCCCAACAACattaactcaccatatttgaactctctaaataACCCACCCCCAAtttaaagtacaaacatccccaaacATCAATTAACATAACACCCTAACAACATCAGTGCAGTAACACGTTTTCACCAGGGTCAGCCAGCATCAAACTGCAGTATACATGTCTGCAGACTACAATacatgcatgtctgctgaattcgACAACCTCAAAAAGGCCATATTTCCTGATGAAAaagaagcaataaaatacatactTTGAAACTTACGAAAAGCTGATTTTTCTTCCAGAGACATGGTTGCCATGCTCCCCATGAACTAGGCACCAGTAAAAAAGCCTAAAATACCctttaaactgttaatttttcaaaattattggcAATTCTGAGCAGCATACAGTAGTCTGCTCCCTGACAGTTGGTGACCTCTGACCTATCATGTGACCATATTTTTGAGGCTAATAATAGCCTCAAAAAAGTTGAGGTTAATTTTAGCCTCAAAATTAAAGCAGGCCAAGACGAGGTTAATTTTTAGCCTCAAAAACATTTCAGGCTAAGACGAGGTTAATTTCTTAGCCTTGTCACCGATAAGGTTAATTTCTTAGCCTCGATGGCTAAGTTGAGGTTAATTTTTAGCCTCAAAAGATATCGAGGCCAAGTTGAGGCTAAGGTAAGGCTTATTTAGCCTCGACTTATGGTAAGGGTGAATATTGACCCCGGGTAGGGGAacattcttttctctttttttttcgagacgtttcaatgctaaaatgaacaaaattgaggacaatatgtaccctaaaatcgtgccaaaggatgatgcatagggcttttacaacttttggttaatttagtcccggtattttgatccagtaCACAAGTTTTAGCTTTTTCCAGACATTTAGAGGAGCTGCCGTATACGATTTACATTATAGAAAGGATGGattataactctcatttttgagatcGAGATGAAAAAAAGAAATTTCCAAGGGGACGTCTCGCAGATCTGTTTACAGAATTGCTTTCCCGAGaggaatgcgcgcgaagcgtgcggcagtttggcattttaatactaaatggcctaaaatggggtgaattttgggtctaaaatatgtagaccaaaaggaagatgcaaatcgtaaattttgCCACAACATatatctgtcgactgagcaggggagggacAGAAATATGGCTCAAATGTAGAATAAATATAGGCGAAgctcgcaaaaattggcacttttgtggctaaaatgaccaaatgttAGGATAATTCGGCCAGAAACCCACTTCCAGGCGGAaacatgggggggtgattgtatggaccaccataacaaaatatgggggttatcccccatcccccgggaaaTACGCCTATAGGCTGATGAGGGCGATTTGTGGAGAGGTGATGGGATGCGCACAttattttgtcgatcttgcaaaatcattagttctttaTCTGCATCACCGCAACGCGCCTgaccaacatcattgtaggcccaatAGGGGCTATATTACGAATTTATTTATTGTAATCGTAATGTCCCCACTTTTTATTTTAGTCCCCACTTTGACGGTGAAAATCCTATGGTCCACTTTAACGGTTCGGTGGTACCTTccccttctctctccctttctctcttcCCGTCTCTCTTTTCCCTCTTTTTTAAGGATCCCTGTAGGTAACGCGCGCAGCATTGGATCCAACACAAATGCTCTTGTGAGAAGGAAGGTAGATTTGGTCTTGCAAGTTGGCGACATTACACTGGTACATTTTTACCACTTTGTAACATTGacttcaattttgtttttcaaactttGCCTTTTCAGAATGTTCAGTGGGTCAAGAAGTAGCTAATCGGAGTGGATACTTATATACAATTACAATTGTATTAGTTGATAATGTCATATCATGTGATGGTATCATAACGTCGTGGCAGTTTTGGCCTAAAAACTCATTCTCATTCAAAGCCTTGGTATTACGACAATTAGCGGATGGGAATCCATCAAGCTGGACCATTATAGGAACCAATGACATTCCTGTATCCGATGTGGTACCTAACCAGAAGAGTACATACATTGTCCCAGTTGGTGATCGAATTGAAGTCCAAAATGGTGACGTCATCGGGATAGCGCAGTACCATGTAAATCCGTTGATAGCGGCAGGTTCCTCTTATTTCCATGGTTCTACTGGAAGTGGTACACTCCTGCACGTTGCTATCAATGCACAAACATCTAATTATTTAACAAATGGTGAGATTTTCAGTCTAACGCCAGGTAGCACGATAAGCACTGTAACGAGTCAATCGATTGGAGGAGCAGCTGAACCTTTACAGGTGTCGCTTTCTGCAAACGTTGAACCAGGTATTTGAGATGTCAGTATAGTACAGggcgtatcaaaataaagtaaacagttcGAAAAATTCTACTAGATTAACAAGtacgaggtatttggtcaaacTGCTCTATAGTCGATCGCTTAATCAACATCTTATCCACTCGCAACTGCAAAGTCACTGGAGTGTGACCACCCGGCTATAGAtctcacaccactaaatcagagtcctatagagatatgtgctaaatttgccttaagaaaacgtcattttttcttcacaggagcgactcagttttttaaagcgacagctatgatggttgaaatcagcccttgcctgatccctctggctgggaaaaaatataggttgaccgtcattattttttacgactggccctcgaagtctcgatgtccgggaattgcctattttacaggcaaaatcatgccagtgtttctgtaaagaaaaggttgcttaaaatcattaaaagttattcgatctctcccatctgtggtacacttgcagtatttaacattactaatcatgaccaatccaaattttgccaaaattatgcaaatttctgctcattttaatgcataaattGGGAATGCATGGTTTTTTTCTGAGAAgtaaaattaagggcgcacaaccatataattctattcggtggtgtgaaatcataaaGACTCAATGGCTATTTCGTGAACCGAGTACAAATGCAGTTGTGCGAATCGTTGCAGGTGGTCACAAGATGGTGCTCCTCCATAGCAAAGGAGAACTCAtgtgcacagtttatcccttacatatcctgtgtcttgaatagctatatgtGGTTAACcagtgtggttaagaggctaggaaataattcctaatatctcataccctagtatgcctttatctaatcttgccacgCATGACAACTTAATATTTAGCCTTACACCCGGGAAAGAGTCTGTTAAGtggaggaattttttagccttttttataaacatgttttcaattggcttatagccatcacatgctgacaatatacataactgattggttaatcaaaactaccatttcatggtcaggcctaatcacaaagtaaacacatcATCTGTaattagaaaactatgcagcaggcgatttacttcagaaaaagtttaatataat contains the following coding sequences:
- the LOC140171310 gene encoding uncharacterized protein — protein: MAMYLRWGFLLVAVLVVTPTVNSECSVGQEVANRSGYLYTITIVLVDNVISCDGIITSWQFWPKNSFSFKALVLRQLADGNPSSWTIIGTNDIPVSDVVPNQKSTYIVPVGDRIEVQNGDVIGIAQYHVNPLIAAGSSYFHGSTGSGTLLHVAINAQTSNYLTNGEIFSLTPGSTISTVTSQSIGGAAEPLQVSLSANVEPGCSVGQQVVNRGGILSNVRIAMVLIDNTVSCNGVIASWQYWPKQSFPFKAIVFRQV